From a region of the Solanum stenotomum isolate F172 chromosome 2, ASM1918654v1, whole genome shotgun sequence genome:
- the LOC125856238 gene encoding uncharacterized protein LOC125856238 — protein sequence MASTAMAKINEDQVRKAVKALLKWKKLQSKKTHEPQNLNSLSDEEENEEDGVVDDNFIYLQLTLKKIPPKELTTPHKITLPNPFFHPLESFANICLIIDDRPRKPHNSKTKLDVETVQKKLKSEGISITKVLKFTKLKSEYKSFDSKLDLYGSYELFLADKRVMNLLPGLLGKHFYKKKRKVPVPVDLRGNSSWKEEIERACSSTLLCLGSGTCSVLKIGRGGMENGEVMENVLAAIDGIIEFVPKKLNGVRAFHLKFSDSLALPVYEDLPDQVQNTEKKKK from the coding sequence ATGGCTTCCACAGCAATGGCGAAAATCAATGAAGACCAAGTTCGCAAAGCAGTAAAAGCTCTTCTCAAATGGAAAAAGCTTCAATCCAAGAAAACCCATGAACCCCAAAACCTCAATTCACTATCAGATGAAGAAGAAAACGAAGAAGATGGAGTAGTAGATGATAATTTCATCTATCTTCAATTAACTCTGAAGAAAATCCCTCCAAAAGAACTCACAACCCCTCACAAAATCACCCTCCCCAACCCCTTTTTCCACCCACTTGAATCTTTCGCTAATATTTGTCTCATCATTGACGACAGACCCAGAAAACCCCACAACTCAAAAACCAAACTTGATGTTGAAACAGTGCAGAAAAAGCTTAAATCTGAAGGAATTTCAATTACGAAAGTTCTGAAGTTTACCAAGTTGAAGTCTGAGTACAAATCTTTTGATTCGAAGCTGGATTTGTACGGTTCATATGAGCTGTTTTTGGCTGATAAAAGAGTGATGAATTTGCTTCCAGGTTTATTAGGGAAGCACTTTTataagaagaagaggaaagtaCCTGTGCCAGTTGATTTGAGGGGGAATAGTAGCTGGAAGGAGGAGATAGAGAGAGCGTGTTCGTCGACTTTGTTGTGTTTAGGGAGTGGAACATGTAGTGTTTTGAAGATTGGGAGAGGTGGGATGGAGAATGGTGAAGTTATGGAGAATGTTTTAGCTGCCATTGATGGAATTATTGAGTTTGTTCCTAAGAAATTGAATGGTGTTAGAGCTTTTCATTTGAAGTTTAGTGATTCATTGGCATTGCCTGTTTATGAGGATTTGCCTGATCAAGTGCAAAACActgagaagaaaaagaagtag